In Mesoaciditoga lauensis cd-1655R = DSM 25116, a genomic segment contains:
- the cas7b gene encoding type I-B CRISPR-associated protein Cas7/Csh2, whose protein sequence is MEKINRSEFLFFYDVKWSNPNGDPNDDDKPRYDSATSHLLVSDVRLKRTVRDYLEETGKTIFITKKGDVQTSEARAKEIIGEEKADPLKAILSKSIDIRMFGGMLPTKLAGKKSSGDSITLRGPIQMRMGESLNAVDLSFIKGTAAFASKEGAKNASFREEWLVPYALISFYGVINQNAALETNLSSDDIEDFFNAVWFGTKNLITRSKMEQLPKLLIQVEYKQGVNTHIGGLDSYISLNCEKTEDSIRSLEDYSLDMAKFADVVLSYAKKINRVRYAMDPRLKVLPSLESLKGHGFEVEKFEF, encoded by the coding sequence ATGGAAAAGATAAACCGCTCAGAATTTCTCTTTTTTTATGATGTAAAATGGTCAAATCCCAACGGAGATCCTAACGATGACGACAAGCCACGATACGATAGCGCCACTTCACATTTGCTTGTTAGCGATGTGAGGCTTAAGAGAACGGTAAGAGACTACTTGGAAGAAACCGGAAAGACGATTTTCATAACTAAAAAAGGAGACGTGCAAACTTCTGAAGCGAGGGCAAAGGAAATAATTGGTGAAGAAAAAGCAGATCCACTCAAAGCGATTCTCTCTAAATCCATAGATATTAGGATGTTTGGTGGGATGCTTCCAACAAAATTGGCTGGGAAGAAATCTTCTGGTGATTCTATAACTCTTCGCGGCCCAATACAAATGAGAATGGGAGAGTCGTTAAACGCCGTTGATCTTTCGTTTATCAAAGGAACAGCCGCTTTTGCTTCAAAAGAAGGGGCGAAGAACGCATCTTTTCGTGAAGAATGGCTGGTACCATATGCTTTAATATCTTTTTATGGAGTCATAAATCAAAATGCCGCTCTTGAAACAAATCTTAGCTCAGATGATATCGAAGATTTTTTCAACGCTGTTTGGTTTGGAACTAAAAATCTGATAACTCGTTCGAAGATGGAACAACTTCCAAAATTGCTAATTCAGGTCGAATACAAACAAGGCGTAAACACTCACATAGGAGGCCTTGATTCGTATATATCTCTCAATTGTGAAAAAACGGAAGATTCAATACGTTCCCTTGAAGATTATTCGTTGGACATGGCAAAATTTGCTGATGTTGTTCTTTCATATGCGAAAAAGATAAACAGAGTAAGATATGCGATGGATCCAAGATTGAAAGTTTTACCATCTTTGGAAAGCCTAAAAGGACATGGATTTGAAGTTGAAAAGTTTGAATTTTAG